A section of the Hugenholtzia roseola DSM 9546 genome encodes:
- a CDS encoding GH3 auxin-responsive promoter family protein — MLRSLLSRPLAAYVVAQQNKWIAHSEALQAQWLFRLLKEAAHTQFGKDHFFNDLLHLPANQRYEAFKKAVPIVDYEGLKPYIERILKGEKDVLWRGKPAYFAKTSGTTSGTKYIPLTRDSIPNHINSARNALLTYIHKSKKATFLDKSLIFLSGSPILEQKAGIHTGRLSGIVNHHVPAYLRSNQKPSYATNCIEDWEQKLERIIEETLQADMSLISGIPPWVQMYFDRLQARSGGKTISEIFPNFSLFVYGGVNFEPYRAKLFDSIGKKIDSIETFPASEGFFAYQDEQQDNSLLLLLNSGIFFEFIPAEQYHDPNPPRLSISEVELNQNYALIINSNAGLWGYSIGDMVRFVSKKPYKILFAGRIKHYISAFGEHVIGKEVETAMRLAMEKHSEVRIREFSVAPQVTPPEGGLPYHEWWVAFESKPADLEAFSKDLDQALQSQNSYYYDLIKGSILRTAQVRALPAEGFELYMKSIGKLGGQNKVPRLTNDRQMADQLQKLFF, encoded by the coding sequence ATGCTCCGTTCCTTGCTTAGTCGCCCCTTAGCCGCCTATGTAGTGGCACAACAAAATAAGTGGATTGCCCATTCCGAAGCTCTGCAAGCCCAATGGCTGTTCAGATTGCTCAAAGAGGCTGCCCATACGCAGTTTGGGAAAGACCATTTTTTTAACGATTTATTGCACCTTCCTGCCAATCAAAGATACGAGGCTTTTAAAAAAGCCGTTCCCATTGTGGATTACGAAGGACTCAAACCCTACATCGAGCGCATCTTGAAAGGTGAAAAGGACGTGCTTTGGAGAGGAAAGCCTGCCTATTTTGCCAAAACTTCGGGTACTACTTCGGGTACAAAATACATTCCCCTGACGCGCGACTCGATTCCCAACCACATCAATTCGGCGCGAAATGCCCTTCTGACCTACATTCATAAAAGCAAAAAGGCTACTTTTTTAGATAAAAGTCTTATCTTTCTTTCGGGAAGTCCGATTTTGGAGCAAAAGGCGGGGATTCATACGGGCAGGCTTTCGGGCATTGTCAATCATCACGTACCTGCCTACCTTCGCAGCAATCAAAAACCAAGCTACGCCACTAATTGCATCGAGGATTGGGAGCAAAAATTGGAGCGCATCATAGAAGAAACCTTGCAAGCCGACATGTCGCTGATTTCGGGTATTCCGCCTTGGGTGCAGATGTATTTTGATAGGTTGCAAGCGCGAAGTGGCGGCAAAACCATTAGCGAAATTTTCCCCAACTTTTCGCTTTTTGTCTATGGAGGGGTCAATTTCGAACCCTATCGCGCCAAATTGTTCGATTCCATTGGGAAAAAAATAGATAGCATCGAGACTTTTCCTGCCTCCGAAGGCTTTTTTGCGTATCAAGATGAGCAGCAGGATAATAGTTTGTTGCTTTTGCTAAATAGTGGGATATTTTTTGAGTTTATTCCTGCCGAACAATATCATGACCCCAACCCTCCGCGTTTGAGTATTTCGGAAGTGGAATTAAACCAAAATTACGCCCTTATCATCAATAGCAATGCAGGACTTTGGGGTTATAGTATTGGCGATATGGTGCGTTTTGTGTCTAAAAAGCCCTATAAAATTTTGTTTGCAGGCAGAATTAAACACTACATTTCGGCTTTTGGCGAACACGTCATTGGCAAAGAGGTAGAAACGGCGATGCGTCTGGCGATGGAAAAACACAGCGAGGTGCGCATCAGGGAGTTTAGCGTTGCGCCGCAGGTTACGCCGCCCGAAGGGGGCTTGCCCTATCACGAGTGGTGGGTTGCTTTCGAATCTAAACCTGCTGATTTAGAGGCTTTTAGCAAAGATTTAGACCAAGCCCTGCAAAGTCAAAATAGTTATTATTACGATTTGATAAAAGGCTCTATCTTGCGTACTGCCCAAGTTCGCGCCCTGCCTGCCGAAGGTTTCGAACTTTATATGAAAAGTATCGGAAAATTAGGAGGACAAAATAAAGTTCCGCGCCTAACCAACGACAGACAGATGGCAGACCAATTACAAAAGTTGTTTTTTTAA